From Schistocerca americana isolate TAMUIC-IGC-003095 chromosome 11, iqSchAmer2.1, whole genome shotgun sequence, the proteins below share one genomic window:
- the LOC124553401 gene encoding ankyrin repeat domain-containing protein 65-like, with amino-acid sequence MAESSVQVHHAFRLAAGSLSHTNFNCPFVRAALLMAACCHPTCVRESFCGEERDKLLLWAAQKGAVEELRALLMAGADVGVRDHFGWTALHRAAARGHVEVVRWLLRAGADVGAVEYFEQLTPLHLAAIWGHEYVVWLLLVASDPPLDCNYPDVVDTCGRTPLHWAAVAGNATVVSMLLEAGADKAARNNAGTTALDFAIQENNHQVVDLLQSSLQFS; translated from the exons ATGGCTGAGAGTAGTGTCCAGGTGCATCATG CATTCCGTCTTGCTGCCGGCAGTTTGTCCCACACCAACTTCAACTGCCCATTTGTCAGAGCTGCACTGCTCATGGCTGCCTGCTGCCATCCAACTTGTGTCAGAGA GAGCTTCTGTGGAGAGGAGCGAGACAAGTTGCTACTCTGGGCAGCTCAGAAGGGGGCAGTGGAGGAGCTGCGGGCATTGCTGATGGCAGGTGCTGATGTGGGGGTGAGGGACCACTTTGGGTGGACTGCTCTGCACCGGGCAGCAGCCAGAGGGCACGTGGAGGTGGTGAGATGGTTGCTGCGAGCTGGGGCAGACGTGGGGGCTGTGGAGTACTTCGAGCAGCTTACGCCTCTCCACTTGGCGGCAATATGGGGCCACGAGTATGTGGTGTGGCTGCTGCTGGTGGCATCAGACCCTCCCCTTGACTGTAACTACCCAGATGTCGTAGATACCTGTGGGAGGACTCCACTGCACTGGGCGGCAGTTGCAGGCAATGCCACAGTTGTGTCCATGCTGCTCGAGGCAGGAGCGGACAAGGCAGCCAGAAATAACGCTGGAACAACAGCTCTGGATTTCGCCATACAGGAAAATAACCATCAGGTGGTTGACTTGCTACAATCAAGTTTGCAGTTTTCGTAG